One genomic segment of Mycolicibacterium chubuense NBB4 includes these proteins:
- a CDS encoding GcvT family protein, protein MPHVVVIGAGIVGTSLADELTARGWTDVTVVDRGPLFATGGSTSHAPGLVFQTNPSKTMSAFARYTVEKFTALDHPEGWSFNPVGGLEVATTPERWADLHRKAGWAQAWGIDGRLLTPSECRRLHPLVDERRILGGFHTPTDGLANALRAAEAQARRAEARGATLRPHTEVLGIVDDGARVTGVRTADGVIPADIVVCAAGFWGARLARQVGLVLPLVPMAHQYARTGQIPELVGRNTAFSEAGLPILRHQDRDLYFREHVDRLGIGSYSHRPMPVDMTTLLADTADEAMPSMLPFTEEDFAPAWMDAAELVPALQDSKVEEAFNGIFSFTPDGFSIMGEHRDLAGFWVAEAVWVTHSAGVARATAEWIVDGAPSIDTHECDLYRFEDVARSPKFILQTSSQAFVEVYDIIHPHQYRTALRGLRTGPFHARQKELGAFFYEGGGWERPAWYESNAELAQRLIDDGLAIPARDDWSARFWSPISVAEARWTRKHVAMYDMTPLTRYEVTGDGACNFLQQMTTNDVDKSVGSVTYTLLLDHTGGIRSDLTVARLAPDTFQVGANSPMDFDWLSRHRPPGVTVRDVTGGTCCIGVWGPLARDVVAPLCADDLSHEAFRYFRTLRTYLDAIPVTMMRVSYVGELGWEIYAGAEYGAALWDLLAGAGASCGIIPAGRVAFNSLRIEKGYRSWGTDMTAEHLPVAAGLGFAVRMDKPDFVGKAALQAASPSESVLRSIVFDDPDAAVLGKEPVSVAGACVGYVTSAGYSATVGRTIAYAWLPAETAVGAAVTVDYRGSIHRATVHAEPVVDPAMIRIKR, encoded by the coding sequence ATGCCCCACGTCGTCGTGATCGGAGCCGGGATCGTCGGCACGTCCCTGGCCGATGAGCTGACCGCCCGCGGGTGGACGGACGTCACCGTCGTCGATCGCGGCCCGTTGTTCGCCACCGGCGGCTCCACATCCCACGCCCCCGGCCTGGTGTTCCAGACCAACCCGTCCAAGACGATGAGCGCGTTCGCCAGGTACACCGTCGAGAAGTTCACGGCGCTCGACCACCCCGAGGGCTGGTCGTTCAACCCGGTCGGCGGCCTCGAAGTCGCCACAACGCCCGAACGGTGGGCCGACCTGCATCGCAAGGCGGGCTGGGCGCAGGCGTGGGGGATCGACGGCCGGCTGCTGACCCCGTCGGAGTGTAGACGCCTCCATCCTCTCGTCGACGAGCGCCGCATTCTCGGCGGCTTCCACACCCCGACCGACGGTCTGGCCAACGCGCTGCGCGCCGCCGAGGCGCAGGCCCGTCGCGCGGAGGCGCGGGGCGCCACGCTACGGCCCCACACCGAGGTCCTCGGCATCGTCGACGATGGTGCACGGGTCACCGGGGTCCGAACCGCCGACGGGGTCATCCCCGCCGACATCGTCGTGTGCGCCGCCGGCTTCTGGGGCGCCCGGTTGGCCCGCCAGGTCGGCCTGGTGCTCCCTCTGGTCCCGATGGCGCACCAGTACGCGCGCACCGGACAGATCCCGGAACTGGTGGGCCGCAACACTGCCTTCAGCGAAGCCGGCCTGCCGATCCTCCGCCACCAGGATCGGGACCTCTACTTCCGTGAGCACGTCGACCGTCTCGGCATCGGCTCCTACAGCCACCGCCCGATGCCCGTCGACATGACCACTCTGCTCGCCGACACCGCGGACGAAGCCATGCCCTCGATGCTGCCGTTCACCGAAGAGGACTTCGCGCCCGCGTGGATGGACGCTGCCGAACTCGTTCCGGCGCTGCAGGATTCGAAGGTCGAAGAGGCGTTCAACGGCATCTTCTCGTTCACCCCCGACGGGTTCTCCATCATGGGCGAACACCGAGACCTGGCTGGCTTCTGGGTCGCCGAGGCGGTGTGGGTGACGCACTCCGCGGGCGTGGCCAGGGCCACCGCCGAGTGGATCGTCGACGGCGCACCGTCGATCGACACCCACGAGTGCGACCTGTACCGCTTCGAAGACGTCGCACGCAGCCCGAAGTTCATCCTGCAGACCAGTTCGCAGGCGTTCGTCGAGGTCTACGACATCATTCATCCACACCAGTACCGGACCGCGTTGCGCGGTCTGCGCACCGGCCCGTTCCACGCCCGCCAGAAGGAACTCGGCGCGTTCTTCTACGAAGGCGGCGGCTGGGAGCGGCCCGCCTGGTATGAATCCAATGCCGAACTGGCGCAACGACTCATCGACGACGGGCTGGCCATTCCCGCGCGCGACGACTGGTCGGCCAGGTTCTGGTCGCCGATCTCGGTGGCCGAGGCGCGGTGGACTCGAAAACACGTCGCCATGTACGACATGACGCCGCTGACCCGGTACGAGGTCACCGGTGATGGCGCCTGCAACTTCCTGCAACAGATGACCACCAACGACGTCGACAAGTCCGTCGGATCGGTCACCTACACGTTGCTGCTCGACCACACCGGTGGCATCCGAAGCGATCTCACGGTCGCGCGCCTCGCGCCCGACACCTTTCAGGTGGGGGCCAACTCCCCGATGGACTTCGACTGGCTCTCCCGTCACCGGCCACCCGGTGTGACGGTGCGCGACGTCACCGGCGGCACCTGCTGCATCGGAGTGTGGGGCCCGTTGGCGCGCGACGTGGTGGCACCGCTGTGCGCGGACGACCTGTCCCATGAGGCGTTCCGCTACTTTCGGACGCTCCGCACGTACCTCGACGCCATCCCGGTCACGATGATGCGGGTGTCCTACGTCGGCGAACTCGGCTGGGAGATCTACGCCGGCGCCGAGTACGGCGCCGCACTGTGGGATCTGCTGGCCGGCGCCGGCGCGTCGTGCGGGATCATCCCGGCGGGCCGGGTCGCCTTCAACAGCTTGCGCATCGAAAAGGGTTACCGCAGTTGGGGAACCGACATGACCGCCGAACACCTGCCCGTCGCGGCGGGACTGGGCTTCGCGGTGCGCATGGACAAGCCCGACTTCGTCGGCAAGGCCGCGCTGCAGGCCGCCTCGCCCTCGGAGTCGGTGCTGCGCAGCATCGTGTTCGACGATCCCGACGCGGCGGTGCTGGGCAAGGAACCGGTGTCGGTCGCGGGCGCCTGCGTCGGCTATGTGACCAGCGCCGGTTACTCGGCGACCGTGGGGCGAACCATCGCCTACGCGTGGCTGCCGGCCGAGACCGCCGTCGGTGCGGCCGTGACCGTCGACTATCGCGGCTCGATTCACCGCGCCACCGTGCACGCCGAGCCGGTGGTGGACCCGGCGATGATCCGGATCAAGAGGTAG
- the prcA gene encoding proteasome subunit alpha: MSFPYFISPEQAMRERSELARKGISRGRSVVALAYSGGVLFVAENPSRSLQKVSELYDRIGFAAVGRFNEFNNLRRGGIQFADTQGYAYARRDVTGRQLANIYAQTLGTIFTEQAKPYEVELCVAEVAHYGETKAPELYRITYDGSIADEPHFVVMGGTTEPIITALNDSYKENLELGDAVKVAVKALESSGDSNVEPRKLGPSTLEVAILDANRPRRAFRRITGPALEALLPQSDSAAATGSPEGAETS, encoded by the coding sequence GTGAGCTTCCCGTATTTCATCTCGCCCGAGCAGGCGATGCGCGAGCGTTCGGAGCTCGCTCGCAAAGGTATCTCCCGGGGCCGCAGTGTCGTCGCGCTCGCGTACTCCGGCGGCGTGCTGTTCGTCGCGGAGAACCCGTCGAGATCGCTGCAGAAGGTCAGTGAGCTCTACGACCGGATCGGCTTCGCCGCGGTGGGCCGGTTCAACGAGTTCAACAACCTGCGTCGCGGCGGAATCCAGTTCGCCGACACGCAGGGCTATGCGTACGCGCGCCGCGATGTGACGGGCAGGCAGCTGGCCAACATTTACGCCCAGACGTTGGGCACCATCTTCACCGAGCAGGCCAAGCCCTACGAGGTCGAGCTGTGTGTCGCCGAGGTCGCGCACTACGGGGAGACCAAAGCGCCCGAGCTGTACCGCATCACCTACGACGGCTCCATCGCCGACGAGCCGCATTTCGTCGTGATGGGCGGCACGACCGAGCCGATCATCACCGCACTCAATGACTCCTACAAGGAGAACCTCGAGCTGGGTGATGCGGTCAAGGTTGCGGTCAAGGCGCTGGAGTCCAGCGGTGACAGCAACGTCGAGCCGCGCAAGCTCGGCCCGTCCACGCTGGAAGTCGCGATCCTCGACGCCAACCGGCCGCGCCGGGCGTTCCGGCGCATCACCGGTCCTGCGTTGGAAGCGCTACTGCCGCAGTCTGATTCGGCTGCCGCCACCGGTTCGCCGGAAGGTGCTGAAACGTCCTAA
- the prcB gene encoding proteasome subunit beta, with protein sequence MTWSHRDQLAFPSPLPGAPSVPVNLSSFSELLRRQAPELLPFQHSGVAPEPAASAALPHGTTIVALKFPGGVVMAGDRRATQGNMIASRDVQKVYITDDYTVTGIAGTAAIAVEFARLYAVELEHYEKLEGVPLTFTGKVNRLATMVRGNLGAALQGFIALPLLAGYDLDDPNPSGAGRIVSFDAAGGWNLEEEGYQSVGSGSIFAKSSMKKLYSQVGDADSGLRVAIEALYDAADDDSATGGPDLVRGIYPTAVVIGADGAEDVPESRIAELARGIIESRSRSDTFGPDAHHGADARGDS encoded by the coding sequence GTGACCTGGTCGCACCGAGATCAGCTGGCCTTCCCCTCGCCCCTTCCGGGGGCACCGTCGGTACCCGTCAATCTGTCGTCCTTTTCCGAACTGCTGCGCCGTCAGGCGCCTGAACTCCTGCCGTTCCAGCACTCCGGCGTCGCTCCGGAGCCCGCAGCCTCGGCGGCGCTGCCGCACGGCACCACCATCGTCGCGCTGAAGTTCCCCGGCGGGGTCGTGATGGCGGGTGACCGCCGCGCCACGCAGGGCAACATGATCGCCAGCCGTGACGTTCAGAAGGTGTACATCACCGACGACTACACCGTCACCGGCATCGCCGGCACCGCGGCGATCGCGGTGGAGTTCGCGCGGCTGTACGCGGTGGAGCTCGAGCACTACGAGAAGCTCGAAGGCGTTCCGCTGACCTTCACCGGCAAGGTGAACCGGCTGGCGACGATGGTGCGGGGCAACCTCGGTGCCGCCCTTCAGGGTTTCATCGCGCTGCCGCTGCTGGCCGGCTACGACCTCGACGACCCGAACCCCTCGGGAGCCGGCCGGATCGTGTCGTTCGACGCGGCGGGCGGCTGGAACCTCGAGGAGGAGGGCTACCAGTCGGTCGGCTCCGGTTCGATCTTCGCGAAGTCGTCGATGAAGAAGTTGTATTCCCAAGTGGGAGATGCTGATTCGGGATTGCGCGTGGCGATCGAGGCGCTGTACGACGCCGCCGACGACGACTCCGCGACCGGCGGACCCGATCTGGTACGGGGCATCTACCCGACCGCGGTGGTGATCGGTGCGGACGGAGCCGAGGATGTGCCCGAGTCGCGCATCGCCGAACTCGCCCGCGGGATCATCGAAAGTCGTTCCCGCAGTGACACATTCGGCCCTGATGCGCACCACGGCGCCGATGCGCGAGGAGATTCGTGA
- a CDS encoding ubiquitin-like protein Pup, whose translation MAQEQTKRGGGGGEDDDLTGSTAAGQERREKLAEETDDLLDEIDDVLEENAEDFVRAYVQKGGQ comes from the coding sequence ATGGCTCAGGAGCAGACCAAGCGCGGTGGTGGTGGCGGCGAGGACGACGACCTCACCGGCAGCACGGCCGCCGGGCAGGAGCGTCGCGAGAAGCTGGCTGAGGAGACCGACGACCTGCTCGACGAGATCGACGACGTCCTGGAGGAGAACGCCGAGGACTTCGTGCGTGCATACGTGCAGAAAGGTGGACAGTGA
- the dop gene encoding depupylase/deamidase Dop encodes MQRIIGTEVEYGISSPSDPTANPILTSTQAVLAYAAAAGIQRAKRTRWDYEVESPLRDARGFDLSRSSGPPPVVDADEVGAANMILTNGARLYVDHAHPEYSAPECTDPMDAVIWDKAGERVMEAAARHVASVPGAAKLQLYKNNVDGKGASYGSHENYLMSRQTPFSAVIAGLTPFLVSRQVVTGSGRVGIGASGDEPGFQLSQRSDYIEVEVGLETTLKRGIINTRDEPHADADKYRRLHVIIGDANLAETSTYLKLGTTSLVLDLIEEGPQIGADLSDLALARPVHAVHVLSRDPSLRATVALADGRELTGLALQRIYLDRVAKLVDSRDPDPRASHVLETWAHILDLLERDPMECADLLDWPAKLRLLEGFRNRENLTWNAPRLHLVDLQYSDVRLDKGLYNRLVARGSMKRLVTEQQVLDAVDNPPTDTRAYFRGECLRRFGADIAAASWDSVIFDLGGDSLVRIPTLEPLRGSKSHVGALLDSVNSAVELVEQLTT; translated from the coding sequence ATGCAACGGATCATCGGAACGGAGGTCGAGTACGGCATCTCCTCGCCGTCCGATCCGACAGCGAATCCGATTCTGACGTCGACCCAGGCGGTGCTGGCCTATGCCGCCGCCGCGGGCATCCAGCGCGCCAAGCGCACCCGGTGGGACTACGAGGTGGAATCGCCGCTGCGAGACGCCCGGGGGTTCGACCTGAGCCGCTCGTCGGGACCGCCGCCGGTGGTGGACGCCGACGAGGTCGGCGCGGCCAACATGATCCTCACCAACGGCGCCCGGCTCTATGTCGACCACGCCCACCCGGAGTACTCGGCCCCCGAGTGCACCGACCCGATGGATGCGGTGATCTGGGACAAGGCGGGGGAACGGGTCATGGAGGCCGCGGCCCGTCACGTCGCCAGCGTCCCCGGTGCGGCGAAGCTGCAGCTGTACAAGAACAACGTCGACGGCAAGGGTGCGTCCTACGGCTCGCACGAGAACTACCTGATGTCGCGGCAGACCCCGTTCTCGGCGGTGATCGCCGGCCTGACGCCGTTCCTGGTGTCCCGGCAGGTGGTCACCGGTTCGGGCCGCGTGGGCATCGGTGCCTCCGGGGACGAGCCGGGCTTCCAGCTGTCTCAGCGGTCCGATTACATCGAGGTCGAGGTCGGCCTGGAGACCACGCTCAAGCGCGGCATCATCAACACGCGCGACGAGCCGCACGCCGACGCCGACAAGTACCGGCGGCTGCACGTCATCATCGGTGACGCCAACCTGGCCGAGACGTCCACGTATCTGAAGCTCGGCACCACCTCGCTGGTGCTCGACCTGATCGAGGAGGGCCCGCAGATCGGGGCCGACCTGTCGGACCTGGCGCTGGCGCGGCCCGTGCACGCGGTGCACGTACTCTCGCGCGACCCGTCGCTGCGGGCGACGGTGGCGCTCGCCGACGGGCGGGAGCTGACCGGCCTGGCGCTGCAACGGATCTATCTCGACCGGGTCGCCAAGCTGGTCGACAGCCGCGACCCCGATCCGCGTGCGTCCCACGTCCTCGAGACCTGGGCGCACATACTCGATCTGCTCGAGCGGGATCCGATGGAATGCGCCGACCTGCTCGACTGGCCCGCCAAACTGCGGCTTCTCGAGGGTTTCCGCAACCGGGAGAACCTCACCTGGAATGCGCCGCGTCTGCATCTGGTCGATCTGCAGTACTCCGACGTGCGGCTCGACAAGGGGCTCTACAACCGTCTGGTGGCACGCGGCTCGATGAAGCGTCTGGTCACCGAGCAACAGGTCCTCGACGCCGTGGACAACCCGCCGACGGACACCCGCGCATACTTCCGCGGGGAGTGCCTGCGCCGGTTCGGCGCCGACATCGCGGCCGCGAGCTGGGACTCGGTGATCTTCGACCTCGGCGGCGACTCGCTGGTGCGGATTCCCACCCTCGAGCCGCTGCGGGGCAGCAAGTCCCACGTCGGCGCGCTGCTCGACTCCGTGAACAGCGCCGTCGAACTCGTCGAGCAACTGACGACCTGA